Proteins co-encoded in one Hyla sarda isolate aHylSar1 chromosome 4, aHylSar1.hap1, whole genome shotgun sequence genomic window:
- the RASSF9 gene encoding ras association domain-containing protein 9 isoform X1, whose product MICALRSWAALQRCNRNTSSKAAEVAQLPSCLFSCLCSKGSEQLIFTKRLITSSFTSAAIIMDHVKKKLLKTRHKTRFCGDKSWLEEAIMEIWDGRRRKSKVNISNQRRFPHVLMEEIDNNEKQIVVWVGQEEKIVCGLTRHTTSEEVVEALLEEYQASAKSTSVLFGSHKEYCIMEIWKNSKRILPPSLKMLKLLKSWGEEESNVSFFLLKTYTLYPCSMWWSSQKSIAPNNCRIAAFHVKDLPLDMRRRIVRKAFKKMEKIKKEMKSPKENNIQQLVDIIEYQEDIIRQQVDRMKELDNQLKAYDSCQQVEQLGWNEENIISCMEADDPELHSEIHSLENLMHIQEKLNYQKILIRKLSDEIKVEMHSMCIQEDEDVVEEDYTDLQASVKQEIDESLQVGLRLHSLYSYIQKDIQCNDSVLLEQKEEYQLLKDELKSVCASNSSSSLCHTPEQYMYSDESNSKEIPCITAVLSNMNIQNDTDSDTGISSTLSQESEPSQ is encoded by the exons ATGATTTGTGCACTCAGAAGCTGGGCAGCTCTCCAAAGGTGTAACAGGAACACTAGTTCAAAGGCAGCTGAAGTTGCTCAACTTCCTTCTTGTCTGTTTAGTTGTCTGTGTAGTAAAGGCAGCGAGCAGCTAATCTTCACTAAGCGACTCATTACATCCAGCTTCACTTCTGCAGCCATCATTATGGATCATGTCAAGAAAAAACTGTTGAAGACAAGACATAAAACTAG gttctgtggagacaagtcatggctggaagaagccatcatgGAAATATGGGATGGACGGAGACGAAAAAGCAAAGTGAATATTTCAAATCAGAGAAGATTTCCCCA tgtactgatgGAAGAAATTGATAATAACGAAAAGCAGATAGTTGTTTGGGTCGGCCAAGAAGAAAAGATAGTCTGTGGACTAACAAGGCACACAACCAGTGAAGAAGTGGTAGAAGCACTTCTTGAAGAATATCAAGCTTCAGCTAAAAGCACCAGTGTTCTATTTGGTAGTCACAAGGAATATTGTATTATGGAGATCTGGAAAAACTCCAAGCGTATTTTGCCTCcttcactaaaaatgttaaagctTTTGAAGTCATGGGGGGAAGAAGAAAGTAATGTGAGTTTTTTCCTATTGaaaacatatacattgtatccatgcTCAATGTGGTGGTCTTCACAAAAAAGCATAGCCCCCAACAACTGCAGGATTGCAGCATTTCATGTTAAGGATCTTCCACTAGATATGAGaagaagaattgtaagaaaagcatttaaaaaaatggaaaaaataaaaaaagagatgaAAAGCCCCAAAGAAAACAATATACAGCAACTTGTAGATATAATAGAGTATCAAGAGGACATCATTAGACAGCAGGTGGACAGAATGAAAGAACTGGATAACCAGCTAAAGGCATATGATTCATGTCAACAGGTAGAACAACTTGGATGGAATGAAGAAAACATAATCAGCTGTATGGAAGCCGATGATCCCGAACTCCATTCAGAAATACACAGTCTGGAAAATCTAATGCACATTCAGGAGAAGTTGAATTATCAGAAAATTCTTATTAGGAAGTTGTCAGATGAAATTAAAGTGGAGATGCATTCTATGTGCATACAAGAAGATGAAGATGTTGTCGAAGAAGATTACACCGACTTGCAGGCTAGTGTTAAACAAGAGATAGATGAAAGCCTTCAAGTGGGATTACGACTACACAGTCTCTACAGCTATATTCAGAAAGACATCCAGTGTAATGATTCAGTACTGCTTGAACAGAAAGAAGAATATCAACTCTTAAAGGATGAGCTAAAATCAGTATGTGCTAGCAATTCGAGCAGCTCTTTATGCCACACACCTGAACAATACATGTATTCAGATGAAAGCAATAGTAAAGAAATACCTTGTATCACTGCTGTGTTGTCCAACATGAATATACAAAATGATACAGATTCAGATACAGGCATAAGCTCCACACTTAGCCAAGAATCGGAGCCTAGTCAGTGA
- the RASSF9 gene encoding ras association domain-containing protein 9 isoform X2: MICALRSWAALQRCNRNTSSKAAEVAQLPSCLFSCLCSKGSEQLIFTKRLITSSFTSAAIIMDHVKKKLLKTRHKTSVLMEEIDNNEKQIVVWVGQEEKIVCGLTRHTTSEEVVEALLEEYQASAKSTSVLFGSHKEYCIMEIWKNSKRILPPSLKMLKLLKSWGEEESNVSFFLLKTYTLYPCSMWWSSQKSIAPNNCRIAAFHVKDLPLDMRRRIVRKAFKKMEKIKKEMKSPKENNIQQLVDIIEYQEDIIRQQVDRMKELDNQLKAYDSCQQVEQLGWNEENIISCMEADDPELHSEIHSLENLMHIQEKLNYQKILIRKLSDEIKVEMHSMCIQEDEDVVEEDYTDLQASVKQEIDESLQVGLRLHSLYSYIQKDIQCNDSVLLEQKEEYQLLKDELKSVCASNSSSSLCHTPEQYMYSDESNSKEIPCITAVLSNMNIQNDTDSDTGISSTLSQESEPSQ; this comes from the exons ATGATTTGTGCACTCAGAAGCTGGGCAGCTCTCCAAAGGTGTAACAGGAACACTAGTTCAAAGGCAGCTGAAGTTGCTCAACTTCCTTCTTGTCTGTTTAGTTGTCTGTGTAGTAAAGGCAGCGAGCAGCTAATCTTCACTAAGCGACTCATTACATCCAGCTTCACTTCTGCAGCCATCATTATGGATCATGTCAAGAAAAAACTGTTGAAGACAAGACATAAAACTAG tgtactgatgGAAGAAATTGATAATAACGAAAAGCAGATAGTTGTTTGGGTCGGCCAAGAAGAAAAGATAGTCTGTGGACTAACAAGGCACACAACCAGTGAAGAAGTGGTAGAAGCACTTCTTGAAGAATATCAAGCTTCAGCTAAAAGCACCAGTGTTCTATTTGGTAGTCACAAGGAATATTGTATTATGGAGATCTGGAAAAACTCCAAGCGTATTTTGCCTCcttcactaaaaatgttaaagctTTTGAAGTCATGGGGGGAAGAAGAAAGTAATGTGAGTTTTTTCCTATTGaaaacatatacattgtatccatgcTCAATGTGGTGGTCTTCACAAAAAAGCATAGCCCCCAACAACTGCAGGATTGCAGCATTTCATGTTAAGGATCTTCCACTAGATATGAGaagaagaattgtaagaaaagcatttaaaaaaatggaaaaaataaaaaaagagatgaAAAGCCCCAAAGAAAACAATATACAGCAACTTGTAGATATAATAGAGTATCAAGAGGACATCATTAGACAGCAGGTGGACAGAATGAAAGAACTGGATAACCAGCTAAAGGCATATGATTCATGTCAACAGGTAGAACAACTTGGATGGAATGAAGAAAACATAATCAGCTGTATGGAAGCCGATGATCCCGAACTCCATTCAGAAATACACAGTCTGGAAAATCTAATGCACATTCAGGAGAAGTTGAATTATCAGAAAATTCTTATTAGGAAGTTGTCAGATGAAATTAAAGTGGAGATGCATTCTATGTGCATACAAGAAGATGAAGATGTTGTCGAAGAAGATTACACCGACTTGCAGGCTAGTGTTAAACAAGAGATAGATGAAAGCCTTCAAGTGGGATTACGACTACACAGTCTCTACAGCTATATTCAGAAAGACATCCAGTGTAATGATTCAGTACTGCTTGAACAGAAAGAAGAATATCAACTCTTAAAGGATGAGCTAAAATCAGTATGTGCTAGCAATTCGAGCAGCTCTTTATGCCACACACCTGAACAATACATGTATTCAGATGAAAGCAATAGTAAAGAAATACCTTGTATCACTGCTGTGTTGTCCAACATGAATATACAAAATGATACAGATTCAGATACAGGCATAAGCTCCACACTTAGCCAAGAATCGGAGCCTAGTCAGTGA